A single genomic interval of Centropristis striata isolate RG_2023a ecotype Rhode Island chromosome 8, C.striata_1.0, whole genome shotgun sequence harbors:
- the LOC131976181 gene encoding carcinoembryonic antigen-related cell adhesion molecule 20-like: protein MRDFTMISSWRSLHCVLLVALMGAPGSEAWVQISWAGAVTAGFRTTFTCSSSCYSNCSYTWSFESHTVKGSTFTWTPDGLDSTVELQCSVLDPETGLTSSLTSIVDIKNQVSVQISPPNNIPSLNQTLDLVCDGAPLGGLSHQVVWYKDGQKVTLRENMQLLQNNLSLHFDSLLPSDAGFYMCETRVEQTGVFSLGYLLSFDPWNVSISGPDTVFPGRMSKFTCLTSCTLNVDCTVGWTFRHGFPIGGFLSIGQNELRWTPSIPGSFQNFTCVAENVAAGRSAEATKMVEVKGIPVSGSEALQLSGLFAISLGLLLLFDSS from the exons ATGAGAGACTTTACTATGATATCCTCCTGGAGGAGTCTTCACTGTGTTCTGCTGGTGGCCCTGATGG GTGCTCCAGGTTCGGAGGCCTGGGTTCAGATCTCCTGGGCCGGAGCAGTGACGGCTGGTTTCAGAACCACTTTCACCTGTTCCTCTTCTTGCTACTCAAACTGCTCCTACACCTGGTCGTTTGAGAGCCACACGGTCAAGGGGAGCACGTTCACCTGGACTCCTGATGGACTGGACAGTACAGTGGAACTACAGTGCAGCGTGCTCGATCCAGAAACAGGACTGACCAGCAGCCTGACCTCCATTGTAGACATTAAGA ATCAAGTGTCCGTGCAGATCAGTCCACCAAACAACATCCCGTCTCTCAACCAGACCCTGGACCTGGTCTGTGATGGTGCTCCATTAGGTGGCCTCTCTCACCAGGTGGTCTGGTACAAAGATGGACAGAAAGTGACCCTGCGTGAGAATATGCAGCTGCTGCAAAACAACCTCTCCCTTCACTTTGACTCACTGCTGCCGTCTGATGCTGGATTCTACATGTGTGAGACAAGAGTTGAACAGACAGGAGTGTTCAGCCTGGGCTATCTACTCAGCT tTGATCCATGGAACGTCAGCATCAGTGGGCCTGACACAGTGTTTCCTGGCAGAATGAGTAAATTCACCTGCTTGACAAGCTGCACCTTAAATGTGGACTGCACTGTCGGGTGGACGTTCAGGCACGGTTTCCCCATCGGAGGCTTCTTATCAATCGGTCAAAATGAGCTGCGGTGGACCCCTTCCATACCCGGTTCTTTCCAAAACTTCACCTGTGTTGCTGAAAATGTAGCTGCCGGACGCTCTGCAGAGGCCACCAAGATGGTAGAAGTTAAAG GTATTCCTGTCTCTGGATCAGAAGCGCTGCAGCTTAGTGGACTTTTTGCAATCAGCCTGggactgctgctgctttttgaTTCATCATAG